Proteins from a genomic interval of Bombus affinis isolate iyBomAffi1 chromosome 16, iyBomAffi1.2, whole genome shotgun sequence:
- the LOC126925574 gene encoding protein CLP1 homolog, with amino-acid sequence MTDEKTQIQEFKLDPDCELRFEVETKNEKVSLELKSGLAEVFGTELVKGKKYEFTAGAKVAVFTWQGCTVELVGKTDVSYVAKETPMGLYLNCHAAMERLREAAEKEDTRGPITMVVGPCDVGKSTLCRLLLNYAVRMGRRPIFVDLDVGQGHIAIPGTVGALLVERPSNVVDGFSQQAPLVFHFGHKTPQANVALYNLLVTRLAEVCSDRLQANKKARVSGIVINTCGWVKGDGYKLLTHAAQAFEVDAILVLDQERLYNELVRDMPDFVKVVFLPKSGGVVERSQTQRTEARDQGVREYFYGSRTPLYPHSFEVKWSEARLYKIGAPVLPASCMPLGMKAEDNLTKLVAVTPGPNLLHHLLSVSFADSPEDDVVQTNVAGFVCVTNVDVDRQTFTVLSPQPRPLPNTVLLLSDIQFMDSH; translated from the exons ATGACAGACGAAAAAACGCAAATACAGGAATTTAAATTAGATCCAGATTGTGAATTACGATTTGAAGTTGaaacaaaaaatgaaaaagtttcGTTAGAG TTAAAGAGTGGATTAGCTGAAGTTTTTGGTACAGAATTAGTGAAAGgcaaaaaatatgaatttactgCTGGTGCTAAAGTAGCTGTATTTACTTGGCAAGGTTGTACAGTAGAGTTAGTTGGAAAAACTGACGTTAGTTATGTAGCCAAAGAGACCCCAATGGgtctttatttaaattgtcaTGCTGCAATGGAAAGACTCAGGGAAGCTGCAGAGAAAGAAGACACTAGGGGTCCTATAACAATGGTTGTTGGTCCTTGTGATGTAGGAAAATCAACTCTATGTAgacttttattaaattatgcagTTAGGATGGGTCGTAGGCCAATTTTTGTAGACTTGGATGTTGGTCAAGGTCATATAGCAATACCAGGTACTGTTGGAGCACTATTAGTTGAACGTCCATCAAATGTTGTTGATGGTTTCAGTCAGCAGGCACCATTAGTCTTTCACTTTGGACATAAAACTCCACAAGCTAATGTTGCTCTTTATAATCTTCTTGTAACACGCCTCGCAGAAGTTTGTTCTGATAGACTTCAAGCAAATAAAAAAGCCAGAGTTTCAGGAATAGTAATAAACACTTGTGGTTGGGTAAAAGGAGATGGATATAAATTGTTGACACATGCTGCTCAGGCTTTTGAAGTAGACGCAATTCTAGTATTGGATCAGGAGAGATTGTACAATGAACTTGTTAGAGATATGCCAGACTTTGTTAAAGTTGTATTCCTTCCAAAAAGTGGTGGAGTTGTGGAAAGAAGTCAAACTCAAAGGACAGAAGCCAGAGACCAAGGTGTCAGGGAATATTTCTATGGTTCTAGGACACCGCTTTATCCACACAGTTTTGAAGTGAAATGGAGTGAGGCTAGATTATACAAAATTGGAGCTCCAGTGCTTCCCGCATCTTGTATGCCTCTTGGAATGAAGGCAGAAgataatttaacaaaattagTAGCTGTTACACCTGGACCAAATCTTCTTCATCATCTATTATCTGTTTCATTTGCTGATTCACCAGAAGATGACGTAGTGCAAACTAATGTGGCTGGATTTGTCTGCGT AACCAATGTTGATGTTGACAGACAAACATTTACAGTTCTGAGTCCACAGCCAAGACCATTGCCAAATACAGTTTTATTACTTTCAGATATACAATTTATGGATAGTCATTaa
- the LOC126925576 gene encoding dolichyl-diphosphooligosaccharide--protein glycosyltransferase subunit DAD1, translating into MTALTVIAKFWKEYTKSTPKKLKIIDAYLLYVFLTGVIQFVYCCLVGTFPFNSFLSGFISCVSCFVLGVCLRLQVNPQNKSQFHGISPERGFADFIFAHVILHIVVMNFIG; encoded by the exons ATGACTGCGTTAACAGTTATAGCGAAATTTTGGAAAGAGTACACAAAAAGTACGCCAAAAAAACTTAAAATAATAGATGCTTATCTACTTTATGTGTTTTTAACGGGTGTCATACAATTCGTATATTGCTGTCTGGTCGGCACATTCCCTTTCAATAGTTTTCTCAGTGGATTTATTTCCTGCGTTTCCTGCTTCGTTCTTGGAG TTTGCTTACGGTTACAAGTGAATCCCCAGAATAAAAGTCAATTTCATGGAATAAGTCCAGAGAGAGGATTTGCAGATTTTATTTTTGCACATGTAATTCTACATATTGTTGTTATGAATTTCATTggttga